A genomic window from Chanodichthys erythropterus isolate Z2021 chromosome 1, ASM2448905v1, whole genome shotgun sequence includes:
- the LOC137034035 gene encoding protocadherin alpha-7-like, translated as MGDGRQRRKRECWWIVLCFFFPFCFEQQVSAQIKYSVPEEVKEGFAVGNVAKDLGIDVSTLVDRRFRIVSGSKDAPFQVNLNNGMLYVQNRVDREELCVDNEVCHVNLKIAIENPLEIHYVGIEVTDINDHAPVFPEKEQNLKIAENTLTGADFQLLAARDPDSGGNSLRTYKLSHNEHFELEIRDGGEDNKIPILKLQRPLDRERHSKHHLVLTALDGGNPARSGVMNITIVVLDNNDNRPVFSKDAYSVTITENLSLGSLILQVNATDADLGLNGDIQYSFVSNLKRKVYDTFEIDRNTGEIRVIGDVDYEDTEVYRADVTASDSAEPPMTTNCRVIIKVTDINDNKPEIEVTSLSNLIPEDSKPGTVISLISVTDKDSGANGKIVCSLPDGAPFELKPSFQENMYSLVTQRALDRELVTHYEILLTVTDLGQPPLSSVKTLSIEVSDVNDNKPEFPQNPLEIFLFENNSPGASIFSVSALDKDINDNAVISYQIIRDDRTKGDLASFLNVNSETGAIYALKSFDFETMKTGQFHVLASDSGSPSLSSNVTVNVFILDQNDNVPVILYPVSANGSAEGVEEIPRNVNAGHLVTKVRAYDADIGYNGWLLFSLQEVSEHSLFGLDRYTGQIRTLRSFTETDEAQHKLLILVKDNGNVSLSATATVIVKVVEPKEAFAASDVKNAVKDEEENDVTFYLIITLGSVSVLFVISIIVLIVMQCSKSTDYSSKYLQDTNYDGTLCHSIQYRSGDKRYMLVGPRMSIGSTIAPGSNRNTLVIPDRRRRDSGEVRVL; from the coding sequence ATGGGAGACGGAAGACAACGGCGCAAACGCGAGTGCTGGTGGATTGTTTTGTGCTTCTTTTTTCCGTTTTGCTTCGAACAGCAGGTTTCAGCTCAGATAAAATACTCTGTTCCAGAGGAGGTAAAAGAGGGATTCGCTGTAGGAAATGTTGCGAAGGATTTGGGTATTGACGTCAGTACTTTGGTGGACAGGCGCTTTCGTATCGTTTCTGGATCTAAGGATGCTCCTTTTCAGGTAAATCTGAACAATGGCATGTTGTATGTTCAAAACAGAGTCGACAGAGAAGAGCTTTGTGTCGACAATGAAGTCTGCCATGTGAATCTCAAAATTGCTATCGAAAATCCTCTCGAAATTCATTATGTAGGCATTGAGGTTACGGACATCAACGATCATGCACCTGTTTTCCCCGAGAAAGAACAGAATTTGAAGATCGCAGAAAATACTTTAACTGGTGCTGATTTTCAGTTGCTCGCTGCTCGCGACCCAGATTCTGGAGGAAATTCTCTGCGCACATACAAACTGAGTCACAACGAACATTTTGAATTGGAAATCAGAGATGGCGGTGAGGACAACAAGATCCCTATTCTTAAGCTGCAGAGACCCCTTGATAGGGAGCGACATAGTAAGCACCATTTAGTGTTAACCGCTCTTGACGGTGGAAATCCAGCGAGATCAGGCGTTATGAACATTACTATAGTAGTGCttgataataatgataacaGACCGGTGTTCAGTAAAGATGCATACTCTGTGACAATTACTGAAAATCTTTCTTTAGGGAGTCTGATATTACAAGTGAATGCCACAGATGCAGATTTGGGCTTAAACGGTGACATACAATATTCTTTTGTGAGCAACTTAAAGAGAAAGGTGTATGACACATTTGAAATAGACAGGAACACAGGTGAAATTCGTGTTATTGGTGACGTTGATTATGAAGACACAGAAGTATACAGAGCTGACGTCACAGCCTCAGACAGCGCAGAGCCTCCCATGACGACAAACTGTAGAGTTATCATAAAAGTTACAGACATAAATGACAATAAACCAGAAATAGAAGTCACCTCGCTTTCTAATCTGATACCTGAGGATTCTAAACCAGGAACTGTTATTTCACTTATTAGTGTAACAGATAAAGACTCAGGTGCTAATGGAAAAATAGTCTGCAGTCTTCCTGATGGGGCTCCGTTTGAGTTAAAACCTTCTTTTCAAGAAAATATGTATTCGCTTGTGACGCAAAGGGCTTTAGATCGCGAGCTGGTTACTCATTATGAGATTTTATTAACAGTTACTGATTTAGGCCAGCCTCCTCTGTCCTCAGTGAAGACTTTAAGCATTGAGGTTTCAGATGTGAATGATAATAAGCCAGAGTTTCCACAAAATCCTCTCGAGATTTtcttatttgaaaataattcGCCCGGCGCATCTATTTTTTCCGTTAGCGCACTTGACAAAGACATAAACGACAATGCAGTTATTTCATACCAAATAATTCGAGATGATAGAACAAAGGGAGATTTGGCATCATTTCTGAATGTAAATTCTGAAACTGGAGCTATCTATGCGCTGAAAAGTTTTGATTTTGAAACTATGAAAACTGGACAGTTTCATGTACTCGCTTCAGACTCTGGAAGTCCGTCTCTGAGCAGTAACGTGACAGTGAACGTGTTTATTCTGGATCAGAACGACAACGTTCCAGTGATCTTATATCCAGTCAGCGCTAACGGTTCTGCTGAGGGTGTGGAAGAGATTCCCCGTAATGTGAACGCAGGTCATTTGGTGACTAAAGTCAGAGCCTATGACGCAGATATAGGATACAACGGCTGGTTATTGTTTTCACTGCAGGAAGTTAGTGAGCACAGTCTCTTTGGTTTGGACCGCTATACAGGACAGATAAGGACCCTTCGCTCATTCACAGAAACAGACGAGGCCCAGCATAAACTGCTCATACTGGTCAAAGACAATGGGAACGTTTCACTCTCAGCAACAGCGACTGTGATTGTCAAAGTTGTGGAGCCCAAAGAGGCTTTTGCAGCTTCTGATGTGAAAAACGCAGTAAAAGACGAGGAGGAAAACGACGTGACGTTTTATTTGATCATCACTTTGGGCTCGGTTTCAGTGCTTTTTGTCATTAGCATCATCGTGTTGATTGTAATGCAGTGCTCCAAATCTACAGACTATTCGTCCAAGTATTTGCAGGACACAAATTACGACGGGACTCTGTGTCACAGCATCCAGTACAGATCTGGAGACAAACGGTACATGTTAGTTGGACCCAGAATGAGTATCGGCTCTACAATTGCACCAGGCAGTAATAGGAATACTCTAGTGATACCAGATCGCAGAAGAAGAGATTCTGGAGAGGTAAGAGttttgtga
- the LOC137034108 gene encoding protocadherin alpha-10-like, with amino-acid sequence MESAGQRREWQCWWIALCFSLLLSFGMQVSTQIRYSIPEEVIEGYVVGNIAKDLGLDANTLMDRRFRIVSGSKDALFEVNQNNGELYVSKKIDREELCDGNSLCVINLKIAVENPLEIHYVGVEITDVNDHSPHFPEKEQHFEISESAVAGARFELQTARDPDSGSNSIRLYKLAKNNYFELEMRGDEEEKNPILVLLKPLDREQNSEHRLVLTAVDGGIPPKSGALNITITVLDSNDNRPVCSKDLYSVTLPENTPIGTVIARVNATDSDEGLNGEVIYTLGKTSRRKVHETFSLDSVTGEIQIKEPIDFEENDIHRLTVQVTDKGQPPMTTDCRVIIKITDENDNNPEIDVTSLSNIISENSKPGTVISLISVSDKDSGVNGKVVCSLSDNVPFELKPSVQENLYSLITKEYLDRELVADYKITIKASDLGQPPRSSFKTVTVQVADVNDNKPEFAKNPLELYLVENNTPGASVFSVSASDKDLNENAALSYHIVRGNGSESDMSSFLSINHETGVIHALKSFDFEAVKKFQFNVAATDSGSPSLSSNVTVNVFILDQNDNVPVILYPVSANGSAEGVEEIPRNVNAGHLVTKVRAYDADIGYNGWLLFSLQEVSEHSLFGLDRYTGQIRTLRSFTETDEAQHKLLILVKDNGNVSLSATATVIVKVVEPKEAFAASDVKNAVKDEEENDVTFYLIITLGSVSVLFVISIIVLIVMQCSKSTDYSSKYLQDTNYDGTLCHSIQYRSGDKRYMLVGPRMSIGSTIAPGSNRNTLVIPDRRRRDSGECCTNVAQKTGLLVMT; translated from the exons ATGGAATCCGCAGGACAAAGACGAGAATGGCAGTGCTGGTGGATTGCTTTGTGTTTCTCTTTGCTGCTGAGCTTCGGGATGCAGGTTTCAACCCAAATACGATATTCTATACCAGAGGAGGTAATTGAGGGATATGTTGTTGGAAATATTGCAAAGGATCTAGGTCTTGATGCGAATACCTTGATGGACAGGCGTTTCCGTATCGTCTCCGGATCGAAAGATGCTCTTTTTGAGGTAAATCAAAACAATGGCGAATTATATGTTAGTAAGAAAATAGACAGAGAAGAGTTGTGTGATGGAAATAGCTTGTGCGTGATAAATCTGAAAATCGCCGTGGAAAATCCACTTGAAATACATTATGTTGGAGTAGAAATTACAGACGTTAATGATCACAGTCCTCATTTTCCcgagaaagaacagcattttgaaaTATCTGAAAGCGCCGTGGCAGGGGCACGCTTTGAATTACAAACTGCAAGAGATCCAGACTCTGGAAGCAATTCCATTCGACTTTATAAACTAGCAAagaataattattttgagcTGGAAATGAGAGGTGACGAAGAGGAAAAGAATCCCATTTTAGTCTTACTTAAACCTTTAGACAGAGAGCAAAATTCAGAGCACAGACTTGTGTTGACTGCAGTGGATGGAGGCATCCCTCCGAAGTCAGGTGctttaaatattactattacTGTTCTCGATTCAAACGACAACCGCCCGGTATGTAGTAAAGATCTATATTCAGTAACTCTTCCAGAAAACACGCCTATAGGGACAGTAATAGCGCGAGTAAACGCTACTGATTCTGATGAGGGCTTAAATGGGGAGGTTATTTACACTCTGGGAAAAACTAGTAGACGGAAAGTACATGAAACATTTAGCCTTGATAGTGTAACTGGCGAAATTCAAATTAAAGAGCCAATTGATTTTGAGGAGAACGATATACACAGGTTGACCGTCCAGGTCACGGATAAAGGACAGCCGCCGATGACCACTGACTGCAGAGTCATTATAAAGATCACTGATGAGAATGATAATAATCCCGAGATAGATGTCACGTCCCTTTCCAACATAATTTCCGAGAATTCAAAACCTGGAACTGTAATATCTCTGATTAGTGTGTCAGATAAAGACTCTGGTGTCAATGGCAAGGTTGTTTGTAGTCTTTCAGACAATGTTCCGTTCGAATTAAAACCATCTGTTCAGGAAAATTTGTATTCTTTAATTACTAAAGAGTACTTGGACAGGGAACTTGTCGCAGATTATAAAATCACAATCAAAGCCAGTGATCTTGGCCAGCCGCCTCGTTCTTCTTTTAAAACTGTTACTGTGCAGGTGGCTGATGTTAATGATAACAAACCAGAGTTTGCCAAAAATCCCCTCGAGCTGTATTTAGTGGAAAATAACACGCCTGGTGCATCAGTATTCTCTGTGAGCGCGTCAGATAAAGATCTAAACGAAAATGCTGCTCTCTCATATCACATAGTTAGAGGGAATGGATCAGAGAGTGATATGTCTTCGTTCCTCAGTATTAACCATGAAACTGGCGTTATACATGCGCTAAAGAGTTTTGATTTTGAAGCTGTTAAAAAGTTCCAGTTCAACGTTGCTGCTACAGACTCTGGAAGTCCATCTCTGAGCAGTAACGTGACAGTGAACGTGTTTATTCTGGATCAGAACGACAACGTTCCAGTGATCTTATATCCAGTCAGCGCTAACGGTTCTGCTGAGGGTGTGGAAGAGATTCCCCGTAATGTGAACGCAGGTCATTTGGTGACTAAAGTCAGAGCCTATGACGCAGATATAGGATACAACGGCTGGTTATTGTTTTCACTGCAGGAAGTTAGTGAGCACAGTCTCTTTGGTTTGGACCGCTATACAGGACAGATAAGGACCCTTCGCTCATTCACAGAAACAGACGAGGCCCAGCATAAACTGCTCATACTGGTCAAAGACAATGGGAACGTTTCACTCTCAGCAACAGCGACTGTGATTGTCAAAGTTGTGGAGCCCAAAGAGGCTTTTGCAGCTTCTGATGTGAAAAACGCAGTAAAAGACGAGGAGGAAAACGACGTGACGTTTTATTTGATCATCACTTTGGGCTCGGTTTCAGTGCTTTTTGTCATCAGCATCATCGTGTTGATTGTAATGCAGTGCTCCAAATCTACAGACTATTCGTCCAAGTATTTGCAGGACACAAATTACGACGGGACTCTGTGTCACAGCATCCAGTACAGATCTGGAGACAAACGGTACATGTTAGTTGGACCCAGAATGAGTATCGGTTCTACAATTGCGCCAGGCAGTAATAGGAATACTCTAGTGATACCAGATCGCAGGAGGAGAGATTCTGGAGAG TGCTGCACTAATGTTGCGCAGAAAACAGGTCTGCTTGTGATGACGTGA
- the LOC137033966 gene encoding protocadherin alpha-3-like: MGSGGQRRRLEYWWIALCFSLLLCFKQQISAQVRYSISEEVKVGSLVGNIAKDLGLEINALEDRRFRIVSGSEEALFQVNQNNGILYVHKRIDREELCDGNTACILNIKTVVEDPLEVHYVAVEITDVNDHSPSFPEKKQRIEIAESTQPGARFQLQAARDPDVSVNSVRSYKLSQNEHFDLEIRDRGDEKNPFLLLRRPLDRENQAEHSLILTAIDGGSPPKSGVLNITVTVLDINDNRPVFSQEVYTVNLQENVPADTIVMKVNATDIDEGLNGEVRYSLGNNLNSKVNNTFVLDSVSGEIRVKDNIDFENVEVYRLDVFASDKGTPPMTVDCRVIVKILDVNDNTPEIEITSLSNVIPEDSKPGTVISLISVSDKDSGANGKVVCTLSSNVPFELKPSVQHNMYSLVSKTFLDREAMSHYEITIIATDLGQPPLTSFKTLTVQVSDVNDNSPEFIQNPLELYLMENNAPGASVFSVTAFDKDLNDNALISYHLIRGDGRQNDIASFLSINSETGVIHALKIFDFETVKTFQFHVLASDSGSPSLSSNVTVNVFILDQNDNVPVILYPVSANGSAEGVEEIPRNVNAGHLVTKVRAYDADIGYNGWLLFSLQEVSEHSLFGLDRYTGQIRTLRSFTETDEAQHKLLILVKDNGNVSLSATATVIVKVVEPKEAFAASDVKNAVKDEEENDVTFYLIITLGSVSVLFVISIIVLIVMQCSKSTDYSSKYLQDTNYDGTLCHSIQYRSGDKRYMLVGPRMSIGSTIAPGSNRNTLVIPDRRRRDSGECCTNVAQKTGLLVMT, translated from the exons ATGGGATCCGGAGGACAAAGGCGCAGATTGGAGTACTGGTGGATTGCTCTGTGTTTCTCTTTACTGCTGTGTTTCAAGCAGCAGATTTCAGCTCAAGTAAGATATTCTATTTCAGAGGAGGTAAAAGTGGGATCTCTTGTGGGAAACATTGCTAAGGATTTGGGTCTTGAAATCAACGCTTTAGAGGACAGACGGTTTCGTATTGTTTCTGGGTCTGAGGAAGCGCTTTTCCAGGTAAATCAGAACAATGGCATTTTGTATGTGCATAAACGGATCGACAGAGAAGAGCTGTGTGACGGAAATACGGCCTGCATTTTGAACATCAAGACAGTAGTGGAAGATCCTTTAGAGGTCCATTATGTAGCAGTTGAGATCACGGACGTGAATGATCATTCGCCTAGTTTTCCAGAGAAAAAGCAGAGAATCGAAATTGCAGAAAGCACCCAGCCAGGAGCGCGCTTCCAGTTACAAGCTGCGCGTGATCCAGATGTTAGTGTAAATTCTGTGCGATCATACAAACTGAGCCAAAACGAACATTTTGACTTAGAGATACGGGACAGGGGCGATGAAAAAAATCCATTCCTGCTTTTACGCAGACCTCTGGATAGAGAAAACCAGGCTGAGCATAGTTTAATATTAACAGCTATTGACGGTGGAAGTCCGCCCAAATCAGGAGTATTAAATATTACTGTCACGGTTCTCGATATCAATGACAATCGCCCTGTATTTAGCCAAGAGGTTTACACTGTTAACTTACAAGAAAATGTGCCAGCTGATACCATAGTGATGAAAGTTAATGCTACTGATATTGATGAGGGGTTAAATGGTGAAGTGCGATATAGCCTTGGTAACAATCTAAACAGTAAAGTTAATAACACTTTTGTGTTGGACAGTGTCTCAGGGGAAATTCGAGTTAAGGATAATATAGATTTTGAAAACGTTGAGGTGTACAGACTAGATGTCTTTGCGTCTGATAAGGGGACACCGCCAATGACAGTAGACTGTAGAGTTATAGTGAAAATCTTAGATGTGAACGATAACACCCCTGAAATAGAGATTACGTCACTCTCTAATGTTATTCCGGAAGATTCAAAACCTGGAACTGTCATTTCGCTCATTAGTGTGTCAGATAAAGACTCTGGTGCAAACGGCAAAGTAGTATGCACTTTGTCTTCTAATGTGCCATTTGAGCTCAAACCGTCTGTTCAGCACAATATGTACTCCTTAGTATCCAAAACGTTTTTAGACAGAGAAGCGATGTCTCATTATGAGATCACAATAATTGCGACAGATCTAGGTCAACCCCCTCTGACctcatttaaaacattaaccGTACAGGTGTCTGATGTGAACGACAACAGTCcagaatttattcaaaatcCCCTCGAACTGTATTTAATGGAAAACAATGCGCCAGGTGCCTCTGTCTTCTCAGTAACCGCGTTTGATAAAGACTTGAATGATAATGCATTAATTTCATATCATCTAATTAGAGGTGACGGGAGGCAGAATGACATCGCTTCATTCCTCAGCATCAACTCAGAAACAGGAGTAATTCATGCGTTAAAAATTTTTGACTTTGAAACTGTTAAAACGTTCCAGTTCCATGTGCTCGCTTCAGACTCTGGAAGTCCGTCTCTGAGCAGTAACGTGACTGTGAACGTGTTTATTCTGGATCAGAACGACAACGTTCCAGTGATCTTATATCCAGTCAGCGCTAACGGTTCTGCTGAGGGTGTGGAAGAGATTCCCCGTAATGTGAACGCAGGTCATTTGGTGACTAAAGTCAGAGCCTATGACGCAGATATAGGATACAACGGCTGGTTATTGTTTTCACTGCAGGAAGTTAGTGAGCACAGTCTCTTTGGTTTGGACCGCTATACAGGACAGATAAGGACCCTTCGCTCATTCACAGAAACAGACGAGGCCCAGCATAAACTGCTCATACTGGTCAAAGACAATGGGAACGTTTCACTCTCAGCAACAGCGACTGTGATTGTCAAAGTTGTGGAGCCCAAAGAGGCTTTTGCAGCTTCTGATGTGAAAAACGCAGTAAAAGACGAGGAGGAAAACGACGTGACGTTTTATTTGATCATCACTTTGGGCTCGGTTTCAGTGCTTTTTGTCATCAGCATCATCGTGTTGATTGTAATGCAGTGCTCCAAATCTACAGACTATTCGTCCAAGTATTTGCAGGACACAAATTACGACGGGACTCTGTGTCACAGCATCCAGTACAGATCTGGAGACAAACGGTACATGTTAGTTGGACCCAGAATGAGTATCGGTTCTACAATTGCGCCAGGCAGTAATAGGAATACTCTAGTGATACCAGATCGCAGGAGGAGAGATTCTGGAGAG TGCTGCACTAATGTTGCGCAGAAAACAGGTCTGCTTGTGATGACGTGA